The window CTCCGCAGCGTCTCCCCGGCGGCGCGGTGGATCACGACGGCCGCTTCTTCGTCGTACGGCGTCGGCTCCCGGTTGACGATCGCCAGCCGGCGCGCCAGCCGGGGAAGCCCCGCCACCGGGTAGACCTGGAGGCTGGACCCGACCACCAGCAACACCTGGCAACCGGTGAGAACCTGGGTGGCACGCCAGTAATCCTCGCCCATCGCGTCGCCGAAGAGGACCACGTCGGGCCGCAGCATCCCCCCGCACGGGCAGCGGGGCACATCGGCGCCGTCGTCGATCTGCTCCAGCAGGCAAGCAAAGTCGTGCCGGCGGTCGCAGCGCATGCAGCGGCAGGTCCGCAGGTGGCCGTGAACCTCCCATACGGTGGAACCGGCGGCGCGGTGCAGGCCGTCGATGTTCTGGGTGATTACACCCCGCAGGAGGCCGGCGCGCTCCAGGGCGGCCAGAGCCCGGTGGGCGGCGTTCGGTTGCGCCTCGCGGCAACCCCTCCACCAGCGGAGATTGAACCGCCAGAACCGCGCCGGGTCACGGTGCAGCGCCTCCACGCTGCAGACCTCGGCCGGGTCGTAGCGCTCCCAGAGCCCCTCGCCCCGGCTGCGGAAGTCGGGGATGCCGCTCTCGGTGCTGACGCCGGCCCCGGTCAGGGCGAAGGCCGGCTGATGCTCCCGCAAGAGCCGCGCCAGCGTCTTCAGCTTTTCGCCTGTCTCCACGCGCTTCACCCCGTGAACCCTTTTCCTGTCATTATTCTCGCCGTCCCCGGGCTGCTCCTTCCAGGCTGATCAAGGCCGGCGGACGCGGCTGACGGCCCGGATCTTTGACGACCTCCTCCACGCTCTCCCGCCCCAGGACGGCGGTCACCCGTTCCGCCAGGGCGCGGCGGTAAGCCCGGTAGCCGTCCTCGAAGGCTCGCAGAGTGGCCAGGAGGTTTTCTTGCACCTCAGCACGGCCCGCCCCGACGAACCCGCCGTTCGCCTCCCGCACCAGGTGCCGGTTCAGCCAGGCGTAGTTCCGCCGCACCCGCGTCCAGAGCTCCTGGTGCCGCGCCCGCTCCCGGGAGACCGCGCGCACGACGGCGTCGTAGCGCGCCGCGGCCGCCCGCCCCTGCTGGGTACGCGCCACTTCCGCCAACCGGCAGAAGTAGTGGCGACAGACCTCCGGGCGCAGGGGGCCGGGCAGCACACAGCCCTCGGGGGTCCACAGGGCACAGGCGCCCAGCGGGTCCCGCTCCACGATCAGGTAGGGCTCGTCAAGGTAGAGGGAGCACGGGTAAGACTCAAGGATGGGCGTGAGCCGGTCGGCGGCGTCGAAGGCCAGGGCGAAGAGGCTGTCCACTCGGAAACGGGGCCGCGCCCGGGCGCAGCAGTGGGCGGCCCTGTCCCTCCGGCAGTTGGTACGGCAAAGGGGGCTGGTAATAAGGGGTGTCGCCCCGAGGTGGAAGGTCACTTCCATTTGTCTTCCCCTCTTCACCCCCAGTCTACCAGGAAGTATTTAACTGCGCAACCGGTTACTGGTTAGACCTGGTAACGGATTTGCTTGCGGGGCGGCGTTTGATCGTCCGAACGGAAGAGGGGAGGGAATTCCCCGGCCAGGCCGGGTCTCCCTCCCCCTCGGGTAAGCGTTCCAAACTCAATCCCAAGCTGTTAAAAGGTAAACAGCATGTCGCCCAGCACCATCCGGCCGGAGCGGCTTTTGAAGAACGCGCCGGCGGCGCTTGCCGAGGTAAAATAGAGGGCGCCGTTGGTCGGATCGGCCCCCGCGAGGGCCTCCTCCGCGGCCTTAACGGCCTTGGCCGTCGCCGCTCTGCGGTTGATCCGCCCGTTGGTTGCAGGCGGGAACTGGCCTGGCTGGAAGATCACTTCGCGCAGGGAATCAGGGAAAGCCCCGCTCTGCACGCGGTTTAGGACCACGGCCCCCACGGCCACCTGGGTCTCGTAGGGCTGGTTTCCCGCCTCCACCGTAATCAAGCGGGCGAGAAGATCAAGGTCCTCCGGGGTGTAAGGGATGACCGGACGGGACCCGGACCGGGACACCTC is drawn from Thermoanaerobacterales bacterium and contains these coding sequences:
- a CDS encoding NAD-dependent deacylase, with the translated sequence MKRVETGEKLKTLARLLREHQPAFALTGAGVSTESGIPDFRSRGEGLWERYDPAEVCSVEALHRDPARFWRFNLRWWRGCREAQPNAAHRALAALERAGLLRGVITQNIDGLHRAAGSTVWEVHGHLRTCRCMRCDRRHDFACLLEQIDDGADVPRCPCGGMLRPDVVLFGDAMGEDYWRATQVLTGCQVLLVVGSSLQVYPVAGLPRLARRLAIVNREPTPYDEEAAVVIHRAAGETLRSLLAELEMEDAGP
- a CDS encoding cell wall hydrolase — its product is MRRRIIALLCALAAILATLGTAAGSMPAADPPAAKDSADVSTELTRAAPLIPAAVGLFAVNPANPAFAVGLSSGISHQLIPPAKQLVKAENPRVEQRKSLAAAGLTEVSRSGSRPVIPYTPEDLDLLARLITVEAGNQPYETQVAVGAVVLNRVQSGAFPDSLREVIFQPGQFPPATNGRINRRAATAKAVKAAEEALAGADPTNGALYFTSASAAGAFFKSRSGRMVLGDMLFTF